Proteins encoded in a region of the Mycteria americana isolate JAX WOST 10 ecotype Jacksonville Zoo and Gardens chromosome 9, USCA_MyAme_1.0, whole genome shotgun sequence genome:
- the SSB gene encoding lupus La protein encodes MAENGDGENMSILESKICQQIEYYFGNHNLPRDKFLKEQIKLDDGWVPLEVMIKFNRLSRLSKDFSVIVEALRKSKTGLMEINEDKTKIRRSPNKPLPELNDQYKAAIKNRSVYVKGFPLDATLDDIKEWLEDKGPVENIQMRRTLQRTFKGSIFAVFDSVESAKKFTEIPNQKYKDTELIVLFKEEYCTKKNEERRQNKVEAKARAKQEKEEKQKQAADAEMKSLEEKTGCLLKFSGDLDDQTCREDLHDVFSDHGEIKWIHFVRGAKEGIILFKDIAKEALEKAKEAHNGNLQLRNKDVTWEVLEGDAEKEALKKILEDQQELLKQKTKGRKIKGKGRGGKIPQGAHKGKVQFQGKKIKFENEEEGGEDDTKTEPASPKKRPLEEMEKEEPAPKQLKTENGDGDQ; translated from the exons ATGGCTGAAAATGGAGATGGTGAAAACATGtctattttggaaagcaaaatctGTCAGCAAATTGAG TACTATTTTGGCAATCACAATCTACCAAGAGACAAGTTCCTAAAAGAACAGATCAAACTAGATGATGGCTGGGTGCCTTTAGAAGTAATGATCAAATTCAACAG GTTAAGTCGCCTTTCAAAAGATTTCAGTGTTATTGTAGAAGCACTAAGAAAATCCAAGACTGgtttaatggaaataaatgaagacaaaactaAAATCAGAAGATCTCCAAACAAACCCCTTCCTGAATTAAATGACCAGTATAAGGCTGCAATTAAAAACAGATCTGTATATGTT AAAGGCTTTCCACTAGATGCAACTCTTGATGATATCAAAGAATGGCTTGAGGATAAAGGTCCAGTTGAAAACATTCAAATGAGGAGAACGTTGCAGAGAACATTTAAG GGCTCAATATTTGCAGTTTTTGATAGTGTTGAATCTGCTAAGAAGTTCACAGAGATCCCAAACCAAAAGTACAAAGACACAGAGCTGATAGTACTTTTCAA GGAGGAGTATTGtacaaaaaagaatgaagaaaggagacaaaacaaaGTAGAAGCTAAAGCAAGAGCTAAACA ggaaaaagaagaaaaacagaaacaagcagcagatgCTGAAATG aaatctcTGGAAGAAAAGACAGGATGTCTTTTGAAGTTTTCTGGTGATCTAGATGATCAAACATGCAGAGAAGATCTCCACGATGTATTTTCTGATCATGGAGAAATCAAATGGATACACTTTGTCAGAGGTGCAAAGGAG GGAATTATCCTATTTAAGGATATTGCAAAAGAAGCTCTGGAAAAAGCCAAAGAAGCACATAATGGAAACTTACAGCTTCGGAACAAGGATGTTACGTGGGAAGTGCTAGAAGGAGATGCAGAGAaagaagctctgaaaaaaatattggaagatCAGCAAGAattgctgaaacagaaaacaaaag GAcgcaaaattaaaggaaaaggaagagggggaaagatACCTCAAGGTGCACACAAAGgaaaagtacagtttcagggcaagaaaataaagtttgaGAATGAAGAAGAAGGTGGTGAAGATGATACTAAAACAG AACCAGCAAGTCCCAAGAAGAGACCActagaagaaatggaaaaagaagaaccTGCaccaaaacaactgaaaacagaaaatggagatGGAGATCagtaa
- the PHOSPHO2 gene encoding pyridoxal phosphate phosphatase PHOSPHO2, which produces MKFLLVFDFDHTIVDENSDTWIVKCAPEKKLPNGLRNSYRPGHWTEYMDRVFVYLGDNGVKEDEMKRTMTTIPFTVGMVDLLGFIGENKELFDCIIISDSNAVFIDWILKAADFHKVFDEVFTNPAAFSSTGYLTVQNFHAHHCAKCPKNLCKKKVLKEFLDKQLERGVSYTQIVYIGDGGNDLCPVMFLKKDDIAMPRQGYTLEKKISQLAQDLSPVECSVLVWSSATEIMSYLKVLVKE; this is translated from the coding sequence ATGaaatttctgttggtttttgATTTTGACCATACAATCGTAGATGAAAATAGTGATACTTGGATTGTGAAATGTGCTCCTGAGAAAAAACTTCCTAATGGATTAAGAAACTCCTACCGACCAGGACACTGGACAGAATATATGGACAGAGTCTTTGTCTACTTGGGAGACAATGGCGTCAAAGAAGATGAGATGAAAAGAACTATGACAACAATTCCTTTCACTGTGGGAATGGTAGATCTTCTGGGTTTTATTGGTGAGAACAAAGAGTTGTTTGACTGCATAATTATTTCAGATTCTAATGCAGTATTTATTGACTGGATTTTGAAAGCTGCTGACTTCCATAAGGTGTTTGATGAAGTGTTTACAAACCCTGCAGCATTCAGCAGTACTGGCTATCTTACTGTACAGAACTTCCATGCTCACCATTGTGCAAAGTGCCCTAAAAACCTTTGCAAAAAGAAAGTTCTAAAAGAATTTCTAGATAAACAGTTGGAGCGAGGAGTGAGTTATACACAAATTGTATATATAGGTGATGGCGGGAATGACTTGTGTCCAGTAATGTTTTTGAAGAAGGATGATATTGCTATGCCCAGACAGGGCTATACCTTGGAGAAAAAGATTTCTCAGCTGGCCCAAGATCTCAGTCCTGTAGAGTGTTCTGTTCTGGTATGGTCATCTGCTACTGAAATTATGTCTTATCTGAAAGTGCTTGTAAAGGAATAA
- the KLHL23 gene encoding kelch-like protein 23 — protein sequence MAVAGQEEYAYLYEDCSHPGDFLRAFRAFYLDGLFTDVTLQCASGVIFHCHRAALAACSSYFKAMFTADMKEKSKNQIRLPGLSHAVLEALVNYAYTSQIQITKRNVQSLLQAADLLQFVSVKKACEQFLVRHLDTDNCIGMHSFAEYHDCSELEKESRRILLWQFEEVWKQEEFLDIGKEKLSYILSRENLNVWKEEAAIEAVVKWVAHNVEERIEDVYELLSCIKVDLDNMYLRSALSLQKKCRLNDNKIRSLIYSALNLNPKGLSRRPTAAMYVIGGYYWHPLSEVHVWDPLTNAWVQGTEMPDHTRESYGVTSLGPDIYVTGGYKTESIEALDTMWIYNSERDEWTEGCPMLDARYYHCAVSLSGCIYALGGYRKGAPVQEAEFYDPLKKKWFPIANMIKGVGNATACVLHEVIYVTGGHYGYRGSCTYDKIQRYHSGSNEWSIVTTSPHPEYGLCSITLQNKIYFVGGQTTITDCYDPEQNEWKQMAHMMERRMECGAVVMNGCIYVTGGYSYSKGTYLQSIEKYNPELNTWEAVGNLPSAMRSHGCVCVYNV from the exons ATGGCAGTGGCCGGGCAGGAGGAGTACGCGTACCTCTACGAGGACTGCTCTCACCCCGGCGATTTCCTGCGGGCGTTCCGGGCGTTTTACCTGGACGGGCTGTTCACCGACGTCACCCTGCAGTGCGCCTCGGGGGTCATCTTCCACTGCCACAGGGCCGCCTTAGCGGCGTGCAGCAGTTATTTTAAAGCCATGTTCACGGCCGATATGAAAGAGAAATCTAAAAACCAGATCAGACTTCCCGGGCTCAGCCATGCCGTACTGGAAGCCCTCGTGAATTATGCATACACATCACAGATCCAGATAACAAAGAGAAATGTCCAAAGCCTCCTCCAGGCTGCAGACCTCCTCCAGTTCGTGTCAGTAAAGAAAGCCTGCGAGCAGTTTCTGGTGAGGCACTTAGATACTGACAACTGCATAGGAATGCACTCCTTTGCCGAATATCATGATTGCTCGGAGCTAGAAAAAGAGTCCAGGAGGATATTGTTATGGCAGTTTGAAGAAGTGTGGAAGCAGGAAGAGTTTCTGGACATCGGCAAGGAGAAGCTCTCTTATATTCTCTCCAGAGAGAATCTCAACGTTTGGAAAGAAGAGGCAGCCATTGAAGCTGTCGTTAAGTGGGTTGCACACAACGTGGAAGAAAGAATTGAAGACGTCTATGAACTGCTGAGCTGCATCAAAGTAGACTTAGATAACATGTATTTGAGGTCAGCTTTAAGCCTACAAAAAAAATGCCGACTTAATGACAATAAGATAAGGTCACTCATATACAGTGCCCTGAACCTCAATCCCAAAGGTCTTTCCAGAAGACCCACAGCAGCCATGTATGTGATCGGAGGATATTATTGGCATCCTTTATCAGAAGTGCATGTTTGGGATCCTTTAACCAACGCATGGGTCCAGGGAACAGAGATGCCAGATCACACCAGAGAGAGCTATGGGGTCACTAGCTTGGGACCAGACATATATGTGACAGGAGGTTATAAGACAGAGAGCATTGAAGCCCTTGACACCATGTGGATATATAACAGTGAGAGAGATGAATGGACAGAAGGCTGCCCAATGCTTGACGCAAGGTATTACCACTGTGCGGTTTCCTTGAGTGGCTGCATCTACGCGTTGGGCGGTTACCGAAAGGGAGCTCCGGTGCAAGAAGCTGAGTTCTAtgatcctttaaaaaagaaatggtttcCTATTGCAAACATGATCAAAG GTGTTGGAAATGCCACTGCCTGTGTCCTGCATGAAGTCATCTACGTAACCGGAGGTCACTATGGGTACAGGGGAAGCTGCACCTACGATAAAATCCAGAGATACCATTCAGGAAGCAATGAGTGGAGTATAGTCACCACAAGTCCGCATCCAG aaTATGGATTGTGTTCAATTACATTACAAAACAAGATCTATTTTGTGGGTGGACAGACCACGATCACGGACTGCTATGATCCAGAGCAAAACGAGTGGAAGCAGATGGCTCACATGATGGAGAGAAGGATGGAGTGTGGTGCGGTGGTTATGAACGGATGCATCTATGTAACAGGAGGATATTCCTATTCCAAAGGAACGTATTTGCAGAGTATTGAGAAATACAACCCTGAACTGAATACATGGGAAGCAGTGGGTAATCTTCCCAGCGCTATGCGGTCACATggctgtgtctgtgtgtataacgtgtaa
- the METTL5 gene encoding rRNA N(6)-adenosine-methyltransferase METTL5 has translation MKKLKLKELESCLQQVDTFASPKLLLEQYPTRPHIAACMLYTIHNTFDDIENKTIADLGCGCGMLSIGSAMLGAGLCVGFDIDADALEIFNSNIEDFELTNVNMVQCDVCSLSDSMSETFDTVIMNPPFGTKHNKGMDMIFLKTALQMAKTAVYSLHKTSTRQHIQKKADEWEVKMEVIAELRYDLPASYKFHKKKSVDIEVDFIRFSAKKLLN, from the exons ATGAAGAAATTAAAGCTTAAAGAACTGGAAAGCTGTCTTCAACAAGTTGATACTTTTGCAAGTCCAAAACTACTCCTTGAACAGTATCCAACAAGACCTCATATCGCAG catgtATGCTTTATACAATTCACAATACTTTTGAtgatattgaaaacaaaacaattgcaGATTTAGGATGTGGTTGTGGCATGCTCAGCATTGGAAGTGCAATGTTAGGAGCAGG attgTGCGTGGGGTTTGACATAGATGCAGATGCACTGGAAATATTTAATAGCAATATTGAAGACTTTGAGCTCACGAACGTCAACATGGTTCAATGTGATGTCTGTTCTTTATCTGACAGCATGTCAGAGACTTTTGACACAGTTATTATGAACCCTCCCTTTGGTACCAAGCATAATAAAG GAATGGAtatgatttttctgaaaactgcttTACAAATGGCAAAAACGGCTGTATATTCCCTTCACAAAACTTCAACACGGCAG CACATTcaaaagaaagcagatgaatGGGAAGTGAAGATGGAAGTCATAGCAG AACTTAGATATGACCTACCAGCATCATACAAGTTCCATAAGAAGAAATCA GTTGACATTGAAGTGGATTTCATTAGATTTTCTGCCAAGAAACTCCTGAACTGA